The following are encoded in a window of Arachis duranensis cultivar V14167 unplaced genomic scaffold, aradu.V14167.gnm2.J7QH unplaced_Scaffold_165934, whole genome shotgun sequence genomic DNA:
- the LOC107478349 gene encoding inorganic pyrophosphatase TTM2-like, with protein sequence MAEDTLDLDLPHRSAGLLRDRVHLVKRKDLDRYEIGAIQDQLSFEKGFFIVIRACKMLAQKNDGMILVGVAGPSGAGKTMLTEKILNFMPSIAVISMDNYNDASRIVDGNFDDPRLTDYETLLPNLHDLKAGKAVQVPIYDFKSSSRTGYRTVDVPSSRIVIIEGIYALNEKLRPLLDLRVSVTGGVHLDLVKRVIRDIQRAGQEPEEIIHQISETVYPMYKAFIEPDLQTAHIKIINKFNPFTAFQSPTYILKSARSVIVEQVKDVISKDFRETKEQTYDIYLLPPGEDPESCQSYLRMRNTDGKYVLMFEEWVTDDPFVISPRITFSVSVRLLGGLMALGYTIATILKRNSHIFCDDSVCVKLDWLEQLNRHYVQVLGRDRLLVINKAQQLGLEGSYIPRTYIEQIQHEKLGKEVMALPEDLKTTLSLDDDFASSPKEFADQVSMTMRHKQIGLSRSFTNLRDKNQAKLGGYVSNNRDLHERNDSDESKTMANEGAITQLLERISCLYDRMDDFTNYIEEMNFKLSLKKICQCQQNMHLQVGSCNGCSSTSYFITSLSNGSSVVSPPPTKEFILMDEISGIVRGQHQIMHQLDNLNKLLVGKMEERTHQTSPMKKGALISATTHSDSTGPQVMGLAFGCLGIFFVMGIFYRLR encoded by the exons ATGGCTGAAGATACTTTGGATCTTGATTTGCCTCATAGAAGTGCTGGCCTTTTAAGAGATCGAGTTCATTTGGTTAAAAGGAAAGACTTAGATCGTTATGAGATTGGGGCGATCCAAGATCAGTTATCATTCGAGAAAGGATTCTTTATAGTAATCCGCGCGTGCAAGATGTTGGCGCAGAAGAATGATGGAATGATATTGGTAGGTGTGGCAGGTCCTTCAGGAGCAGGGAAGACTATGTTAACAGAAAAGATCCTAAACTTCATGCCAAGCATTGCAGTAATTTCCATGGACAATTACAATGATGCTAGTAGAATTGTTGATGGAAACTTTGATG ATCCACGCTTAACGGATTATGAAACATTGCTCCCAAATTTACATGATTTAAAGGCAGGAAAGGCAGTCCAGGTTCCTATATATGATTTTAAATCGAGTTCACGAACAGGATACAG AACTGTTGATGTTCCAAGCTCCCGAATTGTGATCATAGAGGGAATCTATGCCTTGAATGAGAAGTTACGGCCGCTATTAGACCTTCGAGTATCTGTCACCGGTGGAGTACACCTTGACCTTGTTAAAAGAGTTATACGCGACATACAACGAGCCGGACAAGAACCTGAAGAAATCATTCACCAAATATCAGAAACT GTATATCCAATGTACAAAGCATTTATTGAGCCAGATCTTCAAACTGCACACATCAAAATCATTAACAAGTTCAATCCATTCACCGCATTCCAAAGTCCTACCTACATATTAAAG TCAGCAAGGAGTGTAATAGTGGAACAAGTTAAAGATGTGATCTCCAAAGATTTTCGCGAAACAAAGGAGCAGACTTATGACATATATCTTCTACCTCCTGGTGAAGATCCAGAGAGTTGCCAATCCTATTTACGAATGCGAAATACAGATGGAAAATATGTTCTTATGTTCGAG GAATGGGTGACAGATGATCCATTTGTGATATCCCCGAGAATCACTTTTTCGGTCAGTGTTCGTCTCCTCGGCGGACTAATGGCGTTGGGATACACAATAGCAACCATCCTTAAAAGAAACAGCCATATCTTTTGTGATGATAGTGTTTGTGTTAAACTAGATTGGCTTGAGCAACTTAATAGACATTATGTTCAG GTACTTGGAAGAGATCGTTTACTTGTAATTAACAAAGCGCAGCAGTTGGGTCTAGAAGGTTCCTACATTCCTCGAACCTACATAGAACAGATTCAACatgaaaagcttggaaaagaagttATG GCCCTGCCGGAAGATTTAAAGACGACGTTGAGCCTCGACGACGACTTTGCGTCGAGCCCGAAAGAATTTGCTGACCAGGTTTCCATGACCATGAGACATAAGCAAAT AGGTTTGTCTAGATCATTTACAAATCTAAGAGACAAGAATCAAGCCAAACTTGGAGGTTATGTCTCCAACAATAGAGATCTTCATGAAAGAAATGATTCGGATGAATCCAAAACAATGGCAAATGAG GGAGCCATAACTCAACTTTTGGAAAGAATTTCTTGCTTATATGATAGAATGGATGATTTTACAAACTACATTGAAGAGATGAACTTCAAGTTATCTCTGAAGAAAATTTGTCAATGCCAACAAAATATGCACCTACAAGTTGGTTCATGCAATGGTTGTTCTTCCACCTCTTACTTCATCACTAGCTTGAGCAACGGTTCCTCCGTCGTGTCGCCACCACCAACTAAGGAGTTTATCTTAATGGATGAG ATATCAGGTATTGTAAGGGGTCAGCATCAAATCATGCATCAATTGGACAATCTTAATAAACTACTTGTGGGGAAAATGGAAGAAAGGACTCACCAAACAAGCCCCATGAAGAAAGGTGCACTAATAAGTGCTACAACACATTCAGATTCAACTGGACCACAAGTTATGGGTTTGGCTTTTGGTTGTTTGGGAATATTCTTTGTGATGGGTATTTTTTATAGATTGAGGTAG
- the LOC127743874 gene encoding S-adenosylmethionine decarboxylase proenzyme — MATATSAIGFEGFEKRLEVAFFCPGVFSDPEGKGLRSLTKSQLDEILAPAACTIVSSLSNDEVDSYVLSESSLFVYPYKIIIKTCGTTKLLLSIPPILKFAEMLSLNVQSVRYSRGSFIFPSAQPFPHRNFSEEVAVLDSYFGKLGLGSMAYTMGGSDKAHNWHVYSASAEPVRVSDSVYTMEMCMTGLDREKASVFYKEQSDSAATMTANSGIRSILPESQICDFDFEPCGYSMNSVEGAAVSTIHVTPEDGFSYASFEACGYNLESLNLNQLVENVLTCFHPSEFLIAVHVDVATHTFKQSCSLDVDGYCRKERCYQGLGRGGSVLYQKFVKTPGCGSPRTPLKLWKDEEEEV, encoded by the coding sequence ATGGCTACTGCAACATCTGCAATTGGTTTCGAAGGCTTTGAAAAGAGGTTAGAGGTAGCCTTTTTCTGCCCAGGAGTCTTCTCTGACCCTGAGGGAAAGGGCCTTAGGTCTCTAACGAAGTCCCAGTTGGATGAGATCTTAGCACCGGCTGCGTGCACCATTGTTTCCTCATTGTCTAATGATGAAGTTGACTCATATGTTCTCTCTGAGTCAAGCCTATTTGTCTATCCATACAAGATCATCATCAAAACCTGTGGCACTACCAAATTGCTGCTTTCAATTCCACCCATTTTGAAGTTCGCTGAGATGCTTTCCCTTAACGTTCAGTCTGTAAGGTACAGCCGCGGAAGTTTTATTTTTCCATCTGCTCAGCCCTTTCCCCATCGGAACTTTTCCGAGGAAGTAGCAGTCTTGGATTCCTACTTTGGGAAGCTTGGCTTAGGAAGTATGGCTTACACTATGGGTGGCTCGGACAAAGCACACAATTGGCATGTATACTCTGCTTCAGCAGAGCCTGTCCGAGTGTCGGACTCTGTTTATACTATGGAGATGTGCATGACTGGTTTGGACAGAGAGAAAGCATCAGTTTTCTACAAAGAACAATCTGATTCAGCAGCCACGATGACTGCCAATTCCGGTATTAGGAGTATCCTTCCGGAATCTCAGATATGCGATTTTGATTTCGAACCTTGTGGCTATTCAATGAACTCTGTAGAAGGAGCTGCTGTTTCTACAATTCATGTTACTCCGGAAGATGGTTTCAGCTATGCCAGTTTTGAAGCATGCGGATATAACTTGGAATCGCTGAATCTCAACCAGTTGGTCGAGAACGTTCTGACATGCTTCCATCCAAGTGAGTTTCTGATTGCTGTTCATGTGGATGTTGCTACCCATACATTTAAGCAGAGTTGTTCTTTGGATGTGGATGGATACTGCCGCAAAGAGAGGTGCTACCAAGGGCTGGGAAGAGGTGGTTCTGTTCTCTACCAGAAATTTGTTAAGACTCCTGGCTGTGGCTCACCTAGAACCCCTCTGAAACTCtggaaagatgaagaagaagaagtgtag